In Leptolyngbya sp. O-77, the genomic window AATCCGTTAGTGCGCTGGCTAAGACTTCATCTTCCAAGCGGATGGTACCAGAGAAGAGGGTTTCCTCCTGACCTTTTTTCCGAGTTTCACTGATGACCTCAATACCGTAAAGGATGTTTTCCTGGGCGGTGGCTCGTCTACGATTAATGCCAACCCGTGTGAGCAATCGAGCCTCCACTTTCTGTGAGTGATAGCGTGGCTTCCCATCGTCATCGTCTTCAACCGTGTAGAAGCCGCCGTAGGGTTCAACTCGTCCCCCATCTCTGGGGCAGTTGGGGTCATACAAATGATCGTGCCCCTCAGCACAGAAGCGATCGATCAGGGTGTCAAATACGCCATAACTGTCTGACTGGCTGCTACAAAAGCCGGGATTGCTCTTGGAACTGACGGCGGTGGCGGGCAGCAGGCGAACCGGCAGGATATCTCCTTTGCGATTTCTGGCACTGGGATAGGCGTTGCTGAAAATGGCTGCCCCTTGCTCCAGGAATAACCGTTGAAAGTCCCCACCGGGTTGAGTTTGATCCACATCGGGATATTGCAAAATCTGGGCGGCGATCGCGCCTCGAATCACCGAACCCGGAATATGGTCGTGAGCCTCGCTGACGGAGCCACCTGGCTTACGGGTGCCGATCGCCAGCGGTGATAAAGCTTTAATGGTTAACTGAATCTCTTTCATGGGGCATTTCCTACCTTGAGCGATTCCCAGGCACTCTGGTCAATGTCGATGTCGCCAATCTGCCAGGTCAGCCAGCCTAACCCGGCGGACTTACTGCC contains:
- the csx10 gene encoding CRISPR-associated RAMP protein Csx10, whose amino-acid sequence is MKEIQLTIKALSPLAIGTRKPGGSVSEAHDHIPGSVIRGAIAAQILQYPDVDQTQPGGDFQRLFLEQGAAIFSNAYPSARNRKGDILPVRLLPATAVSSKSNPGFCSSQSDSYGVFDTLIDRFCAEGHDHLYDPNCPRDGGRVEPYGGFYTVEDDDDGKPRYHSQKVEARLLTRVGINRRRATAQENILYGIEVISETRKKGQEETLFSGTIRLEDEVLASALTDFINAQFQNWRLGGSASRGLGKVEMTAQPQDVTSDVEDRIQQFNHHLHKRWKLWDVFGKPQNSLLDNRQFFTLDLQSDAILTDRWRRTTVISAAMLCQEAGVADPDLQLHATYSSYDYRAGWNAAWGLMKDMELVTNRGAVYLFSTPHLDQWLPALERLEQRGVGERTPEGFGQIRVCDEFHTIFREEAK